From the genome of Edaphobacter dinghuensis, one region includes:
- the atpH gene encoding ATP synthase F1 subunit delta, with amino-acid sequence MSALTLRYAHAFASVAASNRLDTNAVQQQLHDFSDTLAGSHELREVLINPSIPGEQKLKVLDAIAGRIGMIPQVRNFIAVIVDHQRLDELDEILVEYHEIADEQLGLAEAEITSAHPLNDEDRAQLEAQVAKVAGGRVRASYRQDATLLGGAVVRIGSTVYDGSLRGQFQQLKQKLVNA; translated from the coding sequence ATGTCTGCGCTCACCCTTCGCTACGCCCACGCATTCGCTTCGGTAGCCGCATCCAACCGTCTCGACACCAACGCCGTTCAGCAGCAGTTGCACGACTTCAGCGACACTCTGGCTGGAAGCCATGAGTTGCGCGAGGTCCTGATCAACCCCTCCATTCCCGGCGAGCAGAAGTTGAAGGTTCTCGACGCTATCGCCGGCCGCATCGGCATGATTCCGCAGGTTCGCAACTTTATTGCGGTCATTGTGGATCACCAGCGTCTCGACGAGCTGGATGAGATTCTCGTCGAGTATCACGAGATCGCCGATGAGCAGTTGGGCCTTGCGGAAGCCGAGATCACCAGCGCGCATCCTCTGAATGACGAGGATCGCGCTCAACTTGAGGCGCAGGTTGCCAAGGTGGCGGGAGGGCGCGTTCGCGCATCGTACCGTCAGGATGCTACATTGCTGGGCGGGGCTGTGGTGCGCATCGGATCGACGGTCTACGACGGCTCGCTCCGGGGCCAGTTCCAGCAGCTGAAGCAAAAGCTGGTAAACGCCTGA
- a CDS encoding F0F1 ATP synthase subunit B family protein produces the protein MKKFFPAFLLAAFLFAPVCHVVAQQQANVAVESDSGRMSTPEAQSPEKNQQEKDENDEYRHSAAVRALGAKLGMNAEQAATAFTVLNFIVLAILVGWFLLKTLPKTFRDRSSAIQKHLVDARAATEEASARLNSVESRLGKLDEQIAAMRAQAEKDAALDEQRIKAAVEDEKQKILKSAEQEIAAATVQARKQLQQYAADLAIEQAARKLVVTAETDRLLVQDFARRLSSDTTKGGEN, from the coding sequence ATGAAAAAGTTCTTTCCTGCCTTTCTTCTGGCGGCGTTTCTCTTCGCTCCTGTTTGCCATGTCGTTGCTCAGCAGCAGGCCAACGTAGCTGTCGAGTCGGATAGCGGCCGCATGAGCACCCCCGAGGCCCAGTCTCCTGAGAAGAACCAGCAGGAGAAGGACGAGAATGACGAGTACCGCCACTCTGCCGCGGTGCGCGCTCTTGGCGCAAAGCTGGGCATGAATGCGGAGCAGGCAGCGACTGCCTTTACCGTCCTCAACTTTATCGTCCTCGCCATTCTGGTCGGCTGGTTTCTGCTCAAGACGCTGCCCAAGACCTTCCGCGATCGCAGCTCTGCCATTCAGAAGCACCTTGTCGATGCCCGCGCTGCGACGGAAGAGGCCAGTGCCCGCCTGAACAGCGTCGAGAGCCGCCTTGGCAAGCTCGACGAGCAGATTGCTGCCATGCGCGCCCAGGCGGAAAAAGATGCTGCGCTCGACGAGCAGCGTATCAAGGCTGCCGTTGAAGACGAGAAGCAAAAGATTCTCAAGTCGGCGGAGCAGGAGATCGCTGCCGCTACAGTTCAGGCTCGCAAGCAGCTTCAGCAATACGCTGCCGATCTGGCTATTGAGCAGGCAGCCCGCAAGCTGGTAGTTACGGCCGAGACCGACCGTCTGCTGGTGCAGGACTTTGCCCGTCGCCTCTCCAGCGATACGACGAAGGGCGGCGAAAACTAA